AAATCGTACACAAAAGTCGTGATGTTAAAATActgattttaatcatattgATCGTATCTTAATCTCTGCATTGCCGTTTCTTAAACGTTTTCAATTGCGAAGCCCTTTtcgtgtaaatataattttacggaGCTCTGACAAATAGCGGAATTTGTTCAAATGCAATTAAGGCCACTTTGACCAACTCCAGTTAATTTTAATCgacaattaattcaattatgaTTGAATTGGTCGCAGTGACTCTTCttccatttttaattctatgcGATTCAAATTGTCATACGCTgtgttccgatattcactgccaatactgaaaatctatagtttacgtcacatatactgttgattttcagtactaacagtaaatatcggaacgcagccttacttatatgtatttaaaaactcCAAATGTATGGCTCGTAATTTAGAGGGTCTGTTTGTTCCATATGACTTGCGTGGCTACTGCCGCCGACCATGCACGACGGATAGGCGACGCCAGAATTGCCTGGACCCGACACGGGCGGAACTATCGGCGCCAATCTGCAATCCGGTCGCTGCTGCATTATCGGACCCATCGGTTGCATCGCTTGCGGCGCTGGTGGTGGCGGAGGGGGCTGCGGTTGCGGCAGTGTAGGAGGCGGCGCGGTAATATTATGCAGTGGTTGCATTATGGTAGGTCCTGATACATAATTTGCCACTGAAAAGTGGTTTTAAAGGCAATTAGTTTTGGAATAAATGTACACATGTTAGGAAATATGACTCAACCACTTACTGTTTCCGGGATTATGAAACGATAATGTAGACTGTTCCGGTATTATATTTGCCGGAGGCGGAGTCGTTTTTGGCGGTGGCGGTTCGTTGGTCTTCTTTTTCCGCGCAATACGTTTTTGATTGTTATTCGCTATCTGAGTACGCTTCTTATCGCCacccttctttttcttctcgccTAACATTTTTGGTTTGTTAGGGCGATTGCCACTCGGTTGCCACAAATGGACTGTGTGAACTGCATTGCCTTccctataaataaaaaaataaaattaaattaaaataccgttaattatatgttttattttccatgttgtaaaaaatatcctacaattaaagaacattttaattagcaacaaattcaGAGCTTatctttttcaaagaaaaatgtagaagtgtctaaagaatatttaaaaaaagaaatatatataaacatcaTTCATCTAACCCTTGTTTTTTGCCCAACTTCCAGCTGTGTATTCCAGCCTTGTGTAGCCTCTCTCTTATTGTATCTACGCTGCACTTAAGGCCTAACGCAGGTGCTACATATTTAGCAGCGGTGAGAGGATGCTGAGTGGCCATCGCAACGATGGCATCGTCCTGCTCCTTGGTAGTAATTCGACGTCGTCCTTTTCGTTCCTTCGTTTGCACATTGCCTTCCTTATGCCATCTTTCTAACCATCTTTTAACAGTACGTTCCTGATTAATTCAAAATCACGTCCATGTAAATCTCTTGCGTTAACTTTCTTTCGAgagtaataaaacttttataattattcacaTATGATCCAGAGATCTACAATATACAATCTGTCTAATTAAACATCTAGCGAATAAAAGCGGAATATTTTCAACATACCGATCTATCAATCGCCAGCGCGATGGATAGAGTTGACAATCCGGCCTCGGACATTCCGATCATGCGATTTCTGAGCTCCACGCTAGTCTCCAATGTTCCTTTCGCTTTGccacctttcttttttttcttctgccgttCTGTCCCCCCCGATTTTTGGCCGCTTTTTCGTGACGGTTCCACACTCTGTTGAGGTTCACAGGACGACTGACTATTCTCGTTAGAACTACAGATGTTCGAACTATCCGATCCTACGTTTATACTCGTCTGTTCGGGACTAGGCATGCCAGACTGCAGACGTTGATGCTGCTGTTGGTGAATCTGATGCTCCACCGACAGTTGCTGTTGATCGAGATTGTGATGATGAGACTGAGTATTCTGCTGATGCGATTGATCCTGCAGTCGCGTCTGTACTTGCGCTTGCTGGGCCTGTTGCGCGTGATGTTGCTGCTGCTCCTGCTGCGTGTGCAGCTCTTGCAGTTGCGTCTGCGGCGGGGGATGTTCGTGAGGCATAGGATTTGGTTGTCCCTGCGATAAATGCATAAATGTGATTCAcgttttgttacatttatgcTTTAGAAACAGGCAAAAGACAAACCTGCGGATAATGATGACTGCCTTGCACCAAATCTAACGGCCAATTTTGCACCATGGTCAATCCTGGATGCTGATAGATGGGCTGTGGTTGCTGCACCAGGCTCAACGCGTTACCGAACTCCGTCTGATTCGTGGATACAGGCTGCGTGGAAGGTTGCATCTCGGTTACTTGAGGAGCGGAAGGCAATGGAGGAAGATTTTGCTGAGAAAACACAAATgtttgttgttgttgttgttgttgttgttgttgttgttgatgttgctgctgctgctgctcggAGCTCTGATTCTGCTTCAGACTGTCCGACAGTGTGCCATCATTGGAATACATCTCACGAGGTCTGACCTTCTTCGAtggattcttttttttaaccgTGGCATTACTCTTCTCAGATTTATTCAAGTCCTTAGAAGTTTTCTTCTTGCCTAATTGAGTGCCGGTTGGCCGCCAAACTGCTTGTTGGATTGCCGCACCGTCCGCATcactgaaaaataaattacacaattagaaataagataaaataataaagtaagaaTTGAACTGCTCTTAGAtgcttacatttttttatttaaattttttctgaga
This DNA window, taken from Monomorium pharaonis isolate MP-MQ-018 chromosome 6, ASM1337386v2, whole genome shotgun sequence, encodes the following:
- the LOC105834077 gene encoding histone-lysine N-methyltransferase 2D: MGKTRGVHETTPELRNRMVGMYEAGLGLREIAAAVNCSQRTVKRWLNRFEKEGTVETRERCGRKRATTMEQDEAIVRLASQTPITAAKAVLPALGLTCSVDTVRERLHKAGIHNWSPSRKYMQRIPLGDADGAAIQQAVWRPTGTQLGKKKTSKDLNKSEKSNATVKKKNPSKKVRPREMYSNDGTLSDSLKQNQSSEQQQQQHQQQQQQQQQQQQTFVFSQQNLPPLPSAPQVTEMQPSTQPVSTNQTEFGNALSLVQQPQPIYQHPGLTMVQNWPLDLVQGSHHYPQGQPNPMPHEHPPPQTQLQELHTQQEQQQHHAQQAQQAQVQTRLQDQSHQQNTQSHHHNLDQQQLSVEHQIHQQQHQRLQSGMPSPEQTSINVGSDSSNICSSNENSQSSCEPQQSVEPSRKSGQKSGGTERQKKKKKGGKAKGTLETSVELRNRMIGMSEAGLSTLSIALAIDRSERTVKRWLERWHKEGNVQTKERKGRRRITTKEQDDAIVAMATQHPLTAAKYVAPALGLKCSVDTIRERLHKAGIHSWKLGKKQGEGNAVHTVHLWQPSGNRPNKPKMLGEKKKKGGDKKRTQIANNNQKRIARKKKTNEPPPPKTTPPPANIIPEQSTLSFHNPGNMANYVSGPTIMQPLHNITAPPPTLPQPQPPPPPPAPQAMQPMGPIMQQRPDCRLAPIVPPVSGPGNSGVAYPSCMVGGSSHASHMEQTDPLNYEPYIWSF